A segment of the Candidatus Cloacimonadota bacterium genome:
TCGATTTCTTTATCCTTGACTTTCAGGAAAACCTTTAATTCTCCCTGTTTCAAGATGTAAAAGACAACATTTGGATAGTCTTTTTTGAAGATAATTTCACCAGATTTAAAATTCCTGAGATAAAAATACTGTCTTAAATTTTTCAGATCTTTTTTGGAAAGTTTGTTAAAAATAGTTACTTTGGATAAGAATTTAACGAGTTCTTTTTCCTCATCTTTCTTTTGTGCTTCATTTTCCTGGAATAATTTCATATCTCACCTCAAATTATTCAGTTTCTTAAAAAACCAAATTTAGATTTAAAAAGTTAATGTCAAATAGTTTAGGAAAATAAAAAAATAACTGCGAAAAATACGAAAAAATGCTAAATAAAAATTATCAAATTTTTAAAATTTGGCAATTATAAAAGAACTATAACCTTCCATAAATTTCCAACTTCTCTAATGGAAATTCATACAAAAAAATATCATTATCCTGTTCCCAGCTTGAGAATTTAAATTCTTTTAAGATCATTTTCAGATTCTTCAGATCAGGAACCAGGATTTCGATTTCATTTTTCTTATTTTCCAAACCTATTTTTTTTAGATATTTCAACATTGCTCGAAAGATATTATTATCTTCAACATAAAGAAAACTTATCCATAAAACTTCTTTATAAGCAGATTCATCGATCAATACTATTCCTTTGATAGCATCACTTTGTTCATAGACAAAGATTTTGTTTTCAAAAAAGAACTGCTTCAATAATTCTCTTGAGTAAGGATAAATTACCCAGCCTTTTGCCAGAAAGTTTTTACTTTTCTTCAGAAAATTTGATTTTTCAACAAAATTTTGAATTTTTAAAAAATCATCCGCTTTTTTGATATGATATGAGATA
Coding sequences within it:
- a CDS encoding cyclic nucleotide-binding domain-containing protein is translated as MKLFQENEAQKKDEEKELVKFLSKVTIFNKLSKKDLKNLRQYFYLRNFKSGEIIFKKDYPNVVFYILKQGELKVFLKVKDKEIELDRIKPQQYFGEMGIFLEEKRSASIVALEDSEVLAISKADLKNFIDKFPRAGNKILFKFGEILCTHVMNLNKKINEMEEA